The following DNA comes from Sebastes umbrosus isolate fSebUmb1 chromosome 8, fSebUmb1.pri, whole genome shotgun sequence.
taacaaccgccttttttaagacacataaaagccaCAATATTTCGATATTTCTCGAtgtttatatcgtagaacaaaaccttaaaatgtcttaagcttgtgttaactacagaccctatttcaggcatctaactaaaaacccattaaaaaaaaacctcgacttccagacgagagaaagtgctaaaatgctaactcatttccctgttttaggactcattcctgcaccactctatataTACAACATACTTTAAGACTATGTGTCTATAAGCTATATAGACTGAGAAGCTAAAGAACCATTTTCTTGCTTTGATATCTGTCAGTGAGCGCAACCTTTTAATCCGACTTCGGTAAGACTTGAAGTGTAAGGGAATCTGTCTGATCCTTTCTCCTCCTAATATTAGTAGAGTAGTAATAAAAGAGAGAGCTTTGTCACAGGGACTCGAAGGCAAAACATAATTGAATTTCAAAGTAAGTTTAGCCAAAACAGTCAGAGAGATGACCTCAGCTTCCCAGCAGCCAGATCACACAGTGGGGTTCATTATGACATTCCAGCACATGTGGGATGGCTCGGTTCATCTCAACACTGACAGGAAGAAGAACATGGAGATAAGACCAGGCACTGAAAGTACATGGAAGtcaagagagagaaggagggagagagagagagagagagagagagagcaaaagcAAAAACCTTTCACCTTCCATGTTTCTTTAGCTGTACCGACGGCACTGTCAAACACCAGTAAGATGAACTACTACTTAGAAGGAAGAAGGGGGCAGGAAAGGAGCAGTGTTGTCAAATGAGTGTGTCTTAAGTGGAAGGGGGAGGCGGGTAGTGTTTACACGGGCTCGGTGAAAGGGCTTTTCTGGTAGGCCTTGTTTGACATGGCCAGGATAACTAATGAATATGTTCTCTCTcgttctgtttgtctgtctatcTTCCTCTAAAATCTCCTATCTTCATCTTACCATCTCATGCACAATATCCCTCTCCCTCACCTCTATATCCCCTCCGTCTATCTAAATAtctgtcttcttcttttcttttcgtGTTTCAGTTTGTACAAAGCGGCAACTGTTGAAAAGAGGCCTTTTAGCTTTTGGGGGTTTGTGGGGCCACGGTTGTTaattgtgtgtttacagtggCCCCTATATCCTGCCATCAAGCCTGAAAAAAGCCCTATAGGGGAGACCTGAAAGCTCACACTGGCATCTGAAAGGCCATTTTAGTGAAAGAGCTTGAAACAATTATAGTGTCCGTGAAGTGCCTGGAAATTCGGCCAGTTTCAGAGCACAAATGGTTTGACTTGCTGCGTGTTTTGACATTAGTGGTACTTAGTGAGGTTTGGACTGGAGCCCCATTGGTCAGTGCAGGTTTTTACAGGGGCTTGCACCTAACAGCTTTATGTTTACTTTCATATTCCTTTAACTACATTACCAATGTCCCCCCACCATCCaagaatacattatattatgaatatgggtgtaagaaaatatcgatgtatatttgcgatactgtatcgattcttcAATACACAGtacgatttttaattaacctcttaaaaatccaattGCCCGCCAGGTGCCccggacgctattctgtcttttggaggttgtagcgggctcggttttGAAGCTAGattgaaaatactggcatcatatgaaactagaaaacccaaagaatccattggtaccaaccataatTCATACTTGCATCTCACCTCAATAATcgggaatgaaaatgggttcaatatgggtacccacaagtctcccctttacagacatccccactttatgctaatgccatgcagtttggggcaaaatcatgcagttttttgcatgctgaagaaatgtgttattttcacctatttcACCTATATAgtaaatttgaatatttctgtattctggggtccctaaacagtcttgaagtTCATTAATAAAttaggtatcactgtaaagctgagactcttgtggatccaatgagcccaattgtattcatgtgtaatgatgttaatgcccatagtaaccatttcacatagtgacttttttttttactcagatgttATACATATGGTAGTGTGtctttatgacagttttcctaaaaaattgatttgaaaaaaatcgcaatatattgccttgcttacagtaacGTAATATATTTAATCGTTACCTCTGTATCGttacgtatcgtatcaccaggttcttgccaatacacagcccttcTTATGAACAGCTGCTTATCTCTATTTGAACTTGTTTGGAACACTTTATACACTTCATACATTTTCACCTCCATGAAGTcaatctttttttcttgaagATAAGATTTGATGACATTCAGGGTCAGAGCCTTCTTGCTTTCTAAAACAGCCGAATACTTGACCTTGGTCACTCTCCCTCCCACAGACCGATAGGACAGGCTCATAGAAAAACTGCGTATTACCTCATCACAGGCAGTCTTTGTATCCAAAGTATTCAGAGGTAGAAGACAAAGACCACAAAAAAAGGAGAACAAGATCAAAACCCTATTAAGATGAAGTAGTATGATACTGGATTAAGAGTATAAAATAGAGAGGTGATAGATTATCTCAAATAACTTGCTCACATGCCTGACATTTCCAAAGGAGATAGGTAATAATAAAGTCAACATACTAGAAAGAAGGATCGTAGAGCTACTGCTACCTAGCCAAATAATTGTTAATAATGTGATGGCATCCGCAGATGCACAGACAATGTAATAAAGACTAGCTCACAGCAAAGACAATTTATACGATATACATTTTGTTACATGGATTCCTgtaatatttgctggttttaaaTCAGGTAATTGTATTTCGTTGGACACCTCACCTATTAGCTTTTGTGCCGGGAGCATTTATGAATTAAACATTCTGCTCGGCTGtggcttttctttttgtctttttatctcTCTTCCACTGTCTTTTtcacatgcccacacacacacacacacacacacacacacacacagagcagtaGCCAGGGATCCCAGGTGCAGGATGGATGTGAAAGGCTTTGTGTTTTGTCAACATCACAGCAGCACCTCACATGACCATCCAGTGGACTCACATAGGGAGGACTGGGGCAAAGAAAGTGGAAgatgagaagagaaaaagaggagataGGGAGGCTGTGAGGAATAGTTGAGAATAAAGTGGAGGAGAAAAAACAGACATGTGAAAGGGCTAAAGAAATAGATATAGGACAAAGAAGaaaaggggagagagggagaggttgGCATCGAGTGAGACAAAGTGAGTGAGTATTCGCGAGCGGGATGGAGTAAgagatgggagggagggaggggcagAGTGAGAGAAAGGGTGGAAAAGGCCAGTGGCCTCTGCTCTGTCCCCTCTGTGTGCCGCTAAACTGCCCACCAGTTCCCCGCAGCTCTGTCACTTCTCGTTTGTTAATCCCCcgttcttctctccctcctacTCTTCCTCGCTCCCTTTCTCTCAAATCGGTCAATTGTTAATGTGACCCCTTTAAACCCCACCGTCTCTCTCTTGCAGTATTGTCAACACATTATCAGTGTGTACAAGAGAGACATTTAGAAAGGGAAGTGCTTGATGACAAATGACTAAGTATCTGCTGAAGTTATAGTTGTATTGACATACATGAAACATACTATATCATATTAATAGTGCACACACTGATGAAAGAATGGCAAACATAATGTGCATACTCCCATTTATCACAGTCAACATGGAATGAGATGAATGAGCACCATCACCACCTCATGCACTGAACACAGCATTTGCTCCTTGATCGTAACAGAGATGAGAAAAGTCAAAGCATTAGATCCAAATATAATTGGTGAGCTACAATATTTGATCTTTCTAATAACATTAGTTGTGACTTTCCTTTCTTTGAGCCTTAGTCACTGAAGTCAAGTTGTGGTAGCCTTTTGTGAATACAGATTCATGAATGTCAAACAATACAAGTGCAGCACATTGACAACAAAGCACATAAGTGACAGTGACATGAATCAAGAGAGAAAGCGACATTTGTGAAGCACATGTGTACAtgtgcatactgtacattttttgtctcaTGTGTgtagtaatgtgtgtgtgtgtgtgtgtgtggttgtggttgtgtcTGTAGTTTCAGTCCATTAGGGAGCTTTAAGCGTTTATGCCTGGAGGAAGTTCTTTGATGTTTTGTGAAAGACAGCTGAGCTCGGATGAAAGAGAAGATACCACACCCGTTATCTGACGTTTGACTGACCACCGTGAACATATACAGCACATTTTCAAGTTTCCATCTCATCCTTCTCTGTAAATTATCTTCCTATCCAATGAACACACTATCGCTGCTGTATGTTCAGTTAGTTTAATTTGCCACACCCCTCTAGCGATACTACCGAAACAAGGCttctgctagctagctagcttttaacatatatttcaTGATGGAATACTCTATCAAAGACAATAGACCATTTCAATtaaattgcattgctaggcaacatcttgggtccatgtttgcttcctgtcagcttatgtcatTGGTTGCGtctgaaatcacatactatgcattACATACTCAATACAtatactatcgttcaacatacttttgtgtgaataaacagtagtatgcatCTTTTCGGATGCACTGAGCAGTGATTTACGTCATCACTTCCTGAGAACGTTCCTGCtggttggagacgcataaccatggtaacccgtaccaACTTCATTTGACCAAAACGACGATTTGTGAGAATCTAAGTCtgaatgaattttttttatattttacgcCTAACAAAGTGAAGTTTTATACTTAGAGCTAAATTGATGTTACAGAGGTGTTCGTCAACGTCTGTTacgaacgttgtcgtcactaccacattgcattgtgggatatttatgccgctgtagtgtccagcgttgcatactgtaatatttcaccggaaatactatacaatttgcgtactattagtttcatactaaggttttggatgtactaaaaaatctcacacacAACATAAttcatgttagtatggaatttcggacgcaacctgcctcaacggaattgcattgctaggcaacagcttgggtccatgtttacttcctgtcagcttatgtcattcacatacactgcaacaggaagtaTACTGGGACCCATTtggaatgtttttgtttctgttttttgaaATTGTCTATACAAATGAATAACACAGCTTCACGAGGCAGCACTTTGTCTTATCTTAATTATATTGTTAAATGGGGGTATCAGACCAGCAAAGGACCCTGCATTCATTTCTTAGGGCACAGCCCCTTCATTATAATATTCCAACAAAACGATAGATCTTGAAGTAATTGCACTTCAGTGTGTGTACTTCCAGGAGGAATTACTCAGGCTTAACTCTAACTCAAAAAGATGAAAGTCGTCTCAGCTGAAACTGAAACTTGGGGTATTTCAGGTAATAAAAATTCTCTATATAAATTCCCAGCCTCTGAGCTTTGTCTCATAATGGAACTATTATGCGGTAGATGAGTGTGCAGACATGAAAGCTGTCACACCAAATGCTGTTGCCGTGATTGAGCACATGAGCTAAGAATGGAGAATAGAGTGTGAAAAGATGGGCTATTAAGAACACCAGAAAATACCAGTTTTAGAAGATTTGAAAGTGGCCACACTGCCACAAAAGGTTTTTAGCTATAGCTAGCCCACTTGTTGCTTGTATTTTATggttcacacatttttcatgaaGACTATATGCTGAAAACCACAATACTTTTGTTGCACTTGAGGACAATCCAGCTTTACATGCCCCAACACGTAAAAGTGGCCAGTAGTGCTTTCAATTTCTAAGAAGGATACCGCAACCACTTATACTGTACGTTAACATTTGCTGAGATAAATAAAAGTAGATGAGTGGTTCATACATCCTGACTGGGCCCTCTCACACATACTGCCTCTGTGTGTATTGATTCTCATTGTTTATGAGAAGCATCTGCTTAGAAAAGAAAACCTGAACTCGAGAAGGAGAAGCtgaaagaggagcaggagagcaGATTCGGTATCTGCTAGTAGTTTATTTCAGAGAGGAAGGACTCATGCTTATTTTGGACCATCTCCGCTCGCAGCTGTTAAGCATCTGGTCTCAATGAACATGCTGGAGTGAATGAATTTATCTTAAAAGGCATGAAGGAAAGACACTTCCGTGatccttttttcccctcaagTGACAAACAGGTGCCTTTTTGAAATAGGATAAGTAGGGAATACAACAGCTTTGTTCTAGCTCGTAGGAGCTGTatcagttgtaaaaaaaaaatcctgctgTAACACAGCATCAGGTGTTCCAGCTCATAGTTTTTGTGTTTATAAAATTTTCTCTCatccattttaatttatttacattttcagtaaattcATTATAGTAAGTTAGATTGTGATTCAGTTCAGTCAGCCGGCTCATGTGGAATGGATTTATCATGTGAATACAGCTGAGTATGCACAGAGTTGATATTTGCCGTCTTGGCTCTGAACCTCATCACTCCCTGCATGCGTACACCAGCACAGCAGAGATTGGGGGAGGAAAGATATTAAACTTCTTCCCCCAGGGGGAACTTACAAACCTACAGGTGGATGCTGGGGCGGAGGCTGTGCTCATGAAATAAAGAGGCAGCGGCAGAATTCACACTAGTAAAATCGCATGAACTGCAGAATGAAAACGCCATAATGCCAAAGAACACAACTATTTTACAattaaaaatgcaagaaaaactgacacaataaacatgtttatgtaGTACAAGCTTGCTCATGAAATGCTACATGACCAGCAGTAGCAGCAAGTCTTACAGCAGGTGTtgcaaataagcagtgaaaGAGCAGAGTTGGGTCAGAGCGCCTTATTGCAAAGGGTGTGTTAGATATACAAGTATGTAGTAGAGTATATCACACCTTGAAATGTCTGCCTGAATTGCTTACAAGCTTTTCTTTTTGAAATATGTTGGAGCATGTTTCACcaaatattaaatacatgatTTATCTCCTTGCTCTTTTTGACGTTTTTAACTTAACATAACTTTTTTCCACTCAGTAAGCTGCAAATAATAATGAACTCTGGCTGTGTTACTGCAAACACTTGCagatatttttctattttgcaGATATTCTCCAGTCTAAACACCCTCTAGTAGCATAGGCCCAAACATTTGATGGCATTAATAATGCAATCCCTGACCCTGGCAGTGTTGGTGCTTTTTCCgctataaaaatgtattatgaaTCTATGATTCATGCGTGTCATTTCAACTTgtttttcctgtctctctcccaaCTAAATTTCTCCTATTTTctcattttgccttttttacAGGCAACATATTGGACAGTATGCTGCTGAGAGCGTCCAGTAAGGAGGCAGTGGAGAGTGGGAAGGAGACCAGTGGCAGCACAGCTCCTGCTTCATCCTCCCAGAGACTACTGTGGTGTCACTGTTATCACCACTGCCCCGAAGATTCAACCAATAATACGTGCAGgtactgtaaaaacaacaacaaatgtaacACATGTGCATATGcctgataaacattcacttgtGTCAATGGTTGCTTTACTTCCTGTCCTTGTTTTTTTCAGGACGGATGGCTACTGTTTCACcatggtggaggaggagggaggggtacCAGTCCAGACTGCAGGTTGCCTCGGGCTCCGAGGATCAGAATTTCAGTGTAGGGTGAGTAGATGACTGTAACATTACAAGCCACATAACTGCTCCCTTTTGCAACCATTTCCTTAGCATCCGCTATCACAGATCTTGATCTTAACTTAATTTAGATGGAAATAATCACAAGAGGGTAAGTGAATAAAGCAGAACATTCCAAAACGACTGTATACAGTAATCACCAAATGACCAAATTAAATTTAGAGTTGTAACTaacaattgttttcattgttgattaatctctTGATTTGATCTTTGATTAACTGATAAATATTAGATTAATAGTTAAAAATGtgcatcacaatttcccagagacAAATGTAACATCTTCAAACCCATTTTGAATAAAACGgttttcgatatactatgacACAAAAcggagaaaataaaatgaaattgtCAAAATTTATGATTATCTCTGCCGATTGACtattcagtttattgtttaAGCAccaacttaaaggaacagtgtgtaacattttgggggacctattagcagaaatggaatataatatttataactatgttttcattagtttataatcGCCTGaaataaaattgtgtttttgttagcttagaatgagcccttcgtatctacataggaagcggttcctcttcacggagtccactaTGGTGCTATGTTTCTTCAGTAgcacagaatggacaaaccaaaacaCCAACTATAGAGACAGCCTGCATTTTTACATGATtatgagccgctgagtgcaaaaccgtggtacagccagccgccgtctgacttctgttgttcctacagtagtgttattatggtaaagatgttaccacggttttgcacttggtggcCCACGTTACcatagtcttggaaaggaaggagtgagcgtagggatactcagttggttgcaaccacaccactagatgccaccaaattctacacactgtacctttaaccaAGAACTGAACACAGAAattataaaaaaggaaaaagagagagaaaaaaatacttttctgtCTTCCAGGACACCGGGAATTCTCGTCAAAGGAGATCACTGGAGTGCTGCACAGACCAAGATTACTGTAACAAAAACCTGCATCCTACACTGCCACCGCTCAAACCACCTCGTAAGTTCATCTATCTCCCTCCTCTCGTCCCTCTGCAACTCTTTCTTGCCCATGAAACACAAGAACAACTTTTAAGAGCTACTTGTTCTCCAGTTGGcaggtgacagtgacagtgtgGCAATGATATAGACAGGGCCAAGAACTGTAACTGATGGTGTTACAGCACACAGGATTCAGAGATAGAGATATCATGACATTGTCGGAGAGGCAAAGACAGCTTAAGTGGGGGAGCCAGCGGGAGTTACTGTCAAACCGTCCTGGAGCTCGCCAAAGCTGCTGGATGTCGAGAGAATACCGAGGCCTCTACTGTGTACAACACTATACTCCATGTGCGAGTGTGAGGGACTTTTTGTGTATTTGAGAGACAGTAAGCCTAGATTCCCAGGGAAATCACAAGCCCCAGCAGACAGCGAGGGCAGTCATCAATCTGAAACCCTATCATAGGGGATCAGGAAGAGAATTCATCGACTAGGCTGAGGGCTTCCTCTCGCTGTTGACTGGGGCCTTGAGGGAAAAGAGTGTGTGccagaagaaaatgaaaaattgaTGAGTGAAATATGATTTGTACTTGATTTACTGTACAGCGGTTCTTTCAAGTGACTTGTACAGGATGACTGATTTCTTGGTATAATTTTCTCTATTTCCTCCCCATGTTTTAGGGATATTAgagattttgatttgattttttttttgtttcatctcAAGTTTCTTGAGCAGAAAATGATTCCAACCATTTATCTTTACAGGAAAAAGACTGTGATtgatttttctttcctttttccgACATTGTTTCATATCTCTTCCTACCTTTATCCTGCTCCTCTCTTCTATTCCatcttatttttcttctctcacCCCACCCACCTTTTTTTCacttcttcatcctctcctctccagtctATGTAGATGGAAAGATCCACCACATGGCCTTGTTGATCTCAGTCACTGTGTGCAGCATCATACTGGCTGTCATTATTGTCTTCTGCTACTTCAGGTAATTACATGTGATcatcaaacacatacagatTATCCAAATCCAGTTTCCAGAAACACTTTATAAAGACCCTTAGTTTATAATGCACATAGTGTATATTACATGGTTATGGATATTTGTATTCTCAATAGTACTTTGTCTATGATATTTTGTATCCTGTTAAGAGGGTATGCTGAATGATTCTGTGTTCTTAAAGGTACAAGCGTCAGGAGTCTCGTCCTCGGTACAGTATTGGTCTGGAGCAGGATGAGACCTACATCCCCCCTGGTGAATCTCTGAGGGACCTGATAGAGCAGTCCCAAAGCTCTGGCTCAGGCTCAGGGCTCCCTCTATTGGTGAGATACTCAGATTGCAGCTAAACACCTGTTGGATTAAAAAGATGCTCCATGGATCTCTTACATGCACACATTAGGGCATCCTACTTGATAGATTTTGTCTCATGTATTTCCACAGAGGAAGTATGTAGGGAGATCATTTTGCTTAATTTCATACTTACCATAAgatttgtatatatattctaaATTTGAGCGTGCtatgaaacaatgaaaacactATTCCTGATTTAGCTTGGGAGGTCCTATATCCATCTGAGACTCACAAAACCTTAGTTTGCTAATAGCTCATCTTAAAAACCGTAACCCTATTTTTCCATCTTTTGCTTCCTCCTCAGGTGCAGCGAACGATAGCCAAGCAGATCCAGATGGTGAAACAGATAGGCAAGGGGAGGTATGGCGAGGTGTGGATGGGCAGATGGAGGGGAGAGAAAGTGGCTGTTAAAGTTTTCTTCACCACTGAGGAGGCCAGTTGGTTCAGAGAGACTGAGATTTACCAGACCGTCCTAATGAGACATGAGAACATACTGGGTAAGACTGCTTTCTGTTTTTGATTGTGTCTCATGTGTTACTTCTTCCAACCCTTCACACCCTCTTGTTACTGATTTCTAGATTTCTTGTCTctattttttcatttgtatgCACTTCTCTGTCAATctatttgtctgtctctctaaaaGTTTAATCTTTCCATCACAATTAACAAAGATCCCATTTGAAGGGAGAGATGATAAATAAGTATTTCTAATATAGTACCAGTAATCCTAAACAATCCTAAATTGTGaactaatggatggatgaattgGTGTATTGATAAGTGGCTGTTaagtgaacaaaacaaaaaagcaactgACAATAAAAACACGCCATAGTTGAAGTTGGACTGTGTCCACTGTTAACTATGCTGCAGCGACCTACACGGCGCTACTACGCAAGTAGTGAGGTCAAAGATCACTTGCCAGTAAACTAGAAGACAGACTCTATGCTGCAGTGCATTAAGTTGCCTTCCACAGTCCATACTACTacgttttgttttaaattgaacACTAAGGATCTTTAATCTGGACCTCATTACAGCCACCAAGTCAGACTATTGCCAAGATTAAGATTTTAGATGGAAGATATAGTACAGCTtccttaaaaaagaaagaactttAAAGCTTTAAATTACCTTTATTTATACTTACTCTGCATGATTTGTTTCAAAAGTAATTTCCCATAGCAGTAGGGAATGGACTCTCTCACAACCAATAAAAAGATCACCTGGTCTGTTCTGCTCTACTTCTATGATTGAGCCTAACTGATTCATCTTCACAGTGAAGTCTACAGTGACTCTTCTTCACTCTCCCTTCATTCACAGGTTTTATAGCTGCTGATATTAAAGGAACTGGCTCCTGGACTCAACTCTACCTAATAACCGACTACCATGAAAACGGCTCTTTGTACGACTACCTCAAATCAACCACTCTAGACAACAAAGCCATGCTGCGACTGGCCTACTCCTCCGTGTCAGGCCTTTGTCACCTCCACACTGAGATCTTCGGCACCCAGGGCAAACCTGCCATCGCCCACAGGGATCTGAAGAGTAAGAACATACTGGTGAAAAGAAATGGCACCTGCTGTATAGCTGACCTAGGACTGGCAGTCAAGTTCATCAGGTGAGTCAGTGACATTTGTTGCTAGAATAATTTGATGAAATATTCCTCTTTTAGTTCTTGATTTGAATCCATATTTTTGCTGTATTTAAGCTCTGGTAGAGGGTCGGAAGTGttcataaatcaaagtatttTCGACTTGAGGATTCAGTATAATGTGTATAGCTCATTCatctttcatttaaaatgttttttttttttatctctgcagTGACACCAATGAGGTAGACATCCCTCCCAACACCAGAGTCGGTACAAAGCGCTACATGCCTCCGGAGGTTCTGGACGAGACTCTGAACCGAAGTCATTTTCAGTCGTACATCATGGCCGACATGTACAGCTTCGGGCTCATTCTCTGGGAGATCGCTCGGCGTTGTGTCTCAGGAGgtaaacacagtaaatatacgtttttatgtgtttcttttttggaCACAAACACCTTCTCAGGCCAGACTACcacaaaaatgtacttttttgaTGGATTTTGAAAACTTGAAACATGAACAGAGTGTGTTTCTTCTGTATCTTATTTGTTGTAGGGATCCTTGAAGAGTACCAGTTGCCGTACCATGAGTTAGTTCCTACAGACCCTTCATATGAAGACATGAGAGAAGTGGTCTGCATCAAGAGACTACGACCATCCTTTCCTAATCGATGGACCAGCGATGAGgtaaaatacatcaaaatatactacgt
Coding sequences within:
- the bmpr1ba gene encoding bone morphogenetic protein receptor type-1B; amino-acid sequence: MPVQGGRLKRCLSLCLWSRSPLLLLGLFSLHAQAQGNILDSMLLRASSKEAVESGKETSGSTAPASSSQRLLWCHCYHHCPEDSTNNTCRTDGYCFTMVEEEGGVPVQTAGCLGLRGSEFQCRDTGNSRQRRSLECCTDQDYCNKNLHPTLPPLKPPLYVDGKIHHMALLISVTVCSIILAVIIVFCYFRYKRQESRPRYSIGLEQDETYIPPGESLRDLIEQSQSSGSGSGLPLLVQRTIAKQIQMVKQIGKGRYGEVWMGRWRGEKVAVKVFFTTEEASWFRETEIYQTVLMRHENILGFIAADIKGTGSWTQLYLITDYHENGSLYDYLKSTTLDNKAMLRLAYSSVSGLCHLHTEIFGTQGKPAIAHRDLKSKNILVKRNGTCCIADLGLAVKFISDTNEVDIPPNTRVGTKRYMPPEVLDETLNRSHFQSYIMADMYSFGLILWEIARRCVSGGILEEYQLPYHELVPTDPSYEDMREVVCIKRLRPSFPNRWTSDECLRQMGKLMTECWAHNPASRLTALRVKKTLAKMSESQDIKL